A region of Dioscorea cayenensis subsp. rotundata cultivar TDr96_F1 chromosome 5, TDr96_F1_v2_PseudoChromosome.rev07_lg8_w22 25.fasta, whole genome shotgun sequence DNA encodes the following proteins:
- the LOC120261103 gene encoding probable UDP-3-O-acyl-N-acetylglucosamine deacetylase 1, mitochondrial isoform X1, giving the protein MFHRALSGGSQALRSRFSSISWKPIGKPQQTLASEIVLAGVALHSGETVTAKLLPEAAGQGRYFVVGGVGGQVTTIAAAIGNAEDSPLCTTLSRAGARVRTVEHLLSALEACGVDNCRIEISGGNEVPVLDGSAKEWVEAIQQVGLCVAEASAGNYIDKLAPFLNEPIYVSRNDSFIFGFPSPEILITYGIDFSKVPSIGCQWFSSLINASVYLKEIAPARTFCVYEEVEKMRSAGLIQGGSAENAIVCSTTRGWLNPPLRYHDEPCRHKVLDLVGDFSLLAHNGNQGLLNAHIIAYKAGHSLHSEFIRCISKILCSVEK; this is encoded by the exons ATGTTCCACAGGGCCCTCTCCGGCGGCTCCCAAGCCCTCCGATCTCGCTTCTCATCGATCTCATGGAAACCA ATTGGGAAGCCGCAGCAAACCCTAGCGTCCGAGATCGTTCTCGCAGGTGTCGCTCTCCATTCCGGTGAAACAGTGACTGCGAAACTTCTCCCGGAGGCAGCGGGTCAGGGCCGGTATTTTGTTGTCGGAGGCGTCGGAGGCCAAGTGACGACTATAGCCGCTGCGATCGGGAACGCTGAGGATTCGCCGCTTTGCACGACGCTGAGCCGGGCGGGGGCACGTGTCCGGACCGTTGAGCATTTGCTCTCGGCGCTTGAGGCATGCGGTGTTGATAACTGCCGCATTGAGATCAGTGGCGGAAACGAG GTTCCTGTGTTAGATGGTTCAGCTAAAGAATGGGTGGAGGCAATCCAACAAGTCGGTTTATGTGTAGCAGAGGCTTCTGCTGGCAATTATATTGATAAACTTGCCCCATTCCTTAATGAACCAATATATGTTTCGAGAAATGATTCTTTCATTTTTGGCTTCCCTTCTCCAGAAATTCTGATCACATATGGGATAGACTTCTCTAAG GTTCCATCTATTGGTTGTCAGTGGTTCTCTTCTTTAATCAATGCATCTGTATACTTGAAAGAAATTGCTCCTGCTAGAACATTTTGTGTTTATGAAGAG GTTGAGAAGATGCGCAGTGCTGGTCTCATCCAAGGAGGGTCGGCAGAAAATGCCATTGTTTGCAG TACCACCAGAGGTTGGCTTAATCCACCTTTACGCTATCATGATGAACCCTGCCGCCACAAGGTTCTTGATCTTGTTGGTGACTTCTCTCTTTTGGCCCACAATGGCAACCAAGGATTGCTGAATGCCCACATAATTGCTTACAAG GCTGGTCATTCGCTGCATTCTGAATTCATACGGTGTATATCAAAAATTCTGTGCTCGGTGGAAAAATAA
- the LOC120261103 gene encoding probable UDP-3-O-acyl-N-acetylglucosamine deacetylase 1, mitochondrial isoform X4, with translation MFHRALSGGSQALRSRFSSISWKPIGKPQQTLASEIVLAGVALHSGETVTAKLLPEAAGQGRYFVVGGVGGQVTTIAAAIGNAEDSPLCTTLSRAGARVRTVEHLLSALEACGVDNCRIEISGGNEVPVLDGSAKEWVEAIQQVGLCVAEASAGNYIDKLAPFLNEPIYVSRNDSFIFGFPSPEILITYGIDFSKVPSIGCQWFSSLINASVYLKEIAPARTFCVYEEVEKMRSAGLIQGGSAENAIVCRLVIRCILNSYGVYQKFCARWKNNQAFEIVVHR, from the exons ATGTTCCACAGGGCCCTCTCCGGCGGCTCCCAAGCCCTCCGATCTCGCTTCTCATCGATCTCATGGAAACCA ATTGGGAAGCCGCAGCAAACCCTAGCGTCCGAGATCGTTCTCGCAGGTGTCGCTCTCCATTCCGGTGAAACAGTGACTGCGAAACTTCTCCCGGAGGCAGCGGGTCAGGGCCGGTATTTTGTTGTCGGAGGCGTCGGAGGCCAAGTGACGACTATAGCCGCTGCGATCGGGAACGCTGAGGATTCGCCGCTTTGCACGACGCTGAGCCGGGCGGGGGCACGTGTCCGGACCGTTGAGCATTTGCTCTCGGCGCTTGAGGCATGCGGTGTTGATAACTGCCGCATTGAGATCAGTGGCGGAAACGAG GTTCCTGTGTTAGATGGTTCAGCTAAAGAATGGGTGGAGGCAATCCAACAAGTCGGTTTATGTGTAGCAGAGGCTTCTGCTGGCAATTATATTGATAAACTTGCCCCATTCCTTAATGAACCAATATATGTTTCGAGAAATGATTCTTTCATTTTTGGCTTCCCTTCTCCAGAAATTCTGATCACATATGGGATAGACTTCTCTAAG GTTCCATCTATTGGTTGTCAGTGGTTCTCTTCTTTAATCAATGCATCTGTATACTTGAAAGAAATTGCTCCTGCTAGAACATTTTGTGTTTATGAAGAG GTTGAGAAGATGCGCAGTGCTGGTCTCATCCAAGGAGGGTCGGCAGAAAATGCCATTGTTTGCAG GCTGGTCATTCGCTGCATTCTGAATTCATACGGTGTATATCAAAAATTCTGTGCTCGGTGGAAAAATAATCAAGCTTTTGAGATAGTTGTTCACAGATGA
- the LOC120261215 gene encoding protein VAC14 homolog isoform X1 yields the protein MSDTIVPAFVLRNLADKLYEKRKNAALEIEGIVKQLTIAGEHDKITAIINLLTTEFTYSQQANHRKQGGLIGLAAATVGLTSEAAQHLEQIVPPVLNSFLDQDSRVRYYACEALYNIAKVVRGEFIVYFNQIFDALCKLSADSDANVQSAAHLLDRLVKDIVTESDQFSIEEFIPLLRERMNVLNPYVRQFLVGWITVLDSVPDIDMLGFLPDFLDGLFNMLSDSSHEIRQQADSALSEFLQEIKNSPNVDYGRMAEILVQRAGSPDEFTRLTAITWINEFVKLGGDQLVPYYADILGAILPCISDKEEKIRVVARETNEELRSIRADPGEGFDIGAILSIARRELTSEWEATRIEALHWIATLLARHRAEVISYLNDIFGSLLSALSDPSDEVVLLVLEVLACIAKDAPHFRHLVVFLIHNFRSDHSLLEKRGALIVRRLCVLLDAERVYREFSTILEGEDDLDFASIMVQALNLILLTSSELADLRALLKQSLVNVAGKDLFISLYASWCHSAMATISLCLLAQAYQHASSVIQSLGEEDINVKFLVQLDKLIRLMETPIFAYLRLQLLEPGKYTWLLKALYGLLMLLPQQSAAFQILRNRLKTVPSIAFNTDQLKRASSGNPYSQILPVSEDIIRNQDSGNMHNAINFASRLQQFEHMQNQHRMHAKLQQQSRKATPSTLSQEMQKSDESRRPSPISDTTRPPSRSSWNSGQFQH from the exons ATGTCGGACACGATTGTCCCGGCGTTCGTGCTCCGGAACCTCGCCGACAAGCTCTATGAGAAGCGCAAGAATGCGGCCCTTGAA ATCGAAGGAATCGTGAAGCAATTGACGATAGCGGGGGAGCATGATAAGATCACCGCGATCATCAACTTGTTGACAACGGAGTTCACCTACTCGCAGCAGGCCAACCATAGGAAG CAGGGTGGATTGATAGGGCTTGCTGCGGCAACAGTTGGTTTGACATCTGAAGCAGCACAGCATCTTGAG CAAATTGTACCACCTGTACTTAACTCCTTTCTTGATCAAGATAGTAGAGTCCGATATTATGCTTGTGAAGCACTGTATAATATAGCGAAG GTTGTAAGAGGCGAGTTCATTGTATATTTTAATCAGATATTTGATGCACTTTGTAAGCTTTCAGCAGATTCTGATGCAAATGTGCAGAGTGCAGCTCATCTCCTTGACCGGCTTGTAAAG GATATTGTCACCGAGAGTGATCAGTTCAG CATAGAAGAATTTATACCACTTTTGAGAGAGCGTATGAATGTACTCAACCCATATGTACGGCAATTTTTGGTTGGCTGGATCACTGTATTGGATAGTGTTCCAGATATTGATATGCTTGGTTTCCTTCCAGATTTTCTTGATG GTTTGTTTAACATGTTAAGTGATTCCAGCCATGAAATACGACAGCAGGCTGATTCTGCTCTTTCTGAATTTCtccaagaaattaaaaattctccA AATGTAGATTATGGCCGTATGGCTGAAATATTGGTACAGAGGGCAGGCTCTCCTGATGAATTTACTCGTTTGACTGCTATCACCTGG ATAAATGAATTTGTAAAACTTGGTGGAGACCAGCTTGTTCCATACTATGCTGACATTTTGGGAGCTATCCTACCCTGCATATCTGATAAAGAGGAAAAGATACGAGTG GTCGCTCGAGAAACCAATGAAGAGCTTCGTTCGATTCGTGCTGATCCAGGCGAGGGATTTGATATAGGGGCAATCCTTTCTATTGCTAGGAG AGAATTGACAAGTGAATGGGAAGCTACTAGAATCGAGGCATTGCATTGGATTGCAACTCTTTTGGCTCGGCATAGAGCTGAG gttatttcatatttgaatGACATTTTTGGTTCCCTTCTTAGTGCATTATCTGATCCATCTGATGAg GTGGTTCTTCTCGTACTTGAAGTGCTTGCATGTATAGCAAAAGATGCTCCACACTTCCGTCATCTTGTTGTCTTTCTTATTCATAACTTTCGGTCTGACCATTCACTCCTTGAAAA GCGTGGTGCTTTAATTGTACGTAGACTTTGTGTTCTTTTGGATGCGGAAAGGGTTTATCGTGAATTCTCCACAATTCTAGAGGGAGAAGATGATTTGGATTTCGCATCTATTATGGTTCAG GCTCTGAACTTGATTTTACTTACTTCATCTGAGTTGGCTGACCTACGAGCTCTTCTAAAGCAATCTCTGGTGAACGTTGCCGGGAAAGACTTATTTATATCTTTGTATGCTTCTTGGTGTCATTCTGCAATGGCAACAATAAGCTTGTGCCTACTTGCTCAG GCTTATCAACATGCAAGTTCTGTTATTCAATCACTTGGGGAAGAGGACATAAATGTCAAGTTCTTGGTTCAGCTGGACAAGTTAATCCGTCTGATGGAAACTCCAATCTTTGCTTACCTAAGATTGCAG CTTCTGGAGCCTGGAAAATATACTTGGTTGCTGAAGGCTTTGTATGGTCTTCTAATGTTGCTACCTCAG CAAAGTGCAGCCTTTCAAATATTACGGAATCGGTTAAAAACTGTGCCATCAATTGCTTTCAATACCGATCAGCTTAAGCGAGCTTCTTCAGGGAATCCGTATTCCCAGATACTGCCAGTATCTGAAGACATCATCAGGAACCAAGATTCAGGGAACATGCACAATGCAATTAATTTTGCATCTAGGTTACAGCAATTTGAGCACATGCAGAACCAGCATCGAATGCATGCCAAATTGCAGCAGCAGTCCCGCAAAGCAACGCCATCAACATTATCACAG GAGATGCAAAAATCAGATGAAAGTCGTCGCCCTTCACCTATTTCAGACACAACTCGCCCACCCTCTAGATCTTCATGGAATTCTGGACAGTTTCAACATTGA
- the LOC120261104 gene encoding trafficking protein particle complex subunit 6b codes for MGREVAESCLDGLMIEMVSAYCTRFYASKPELAARRIEAIGYQVGHQLSERYTMERPRFTDHLEAIKFICKDFWSELFKKQIDNLKTNHRGTFVLQDNRFRWLTRISIEPSAESTDASSNDPSLTAENKASQTTNMHLCFPCGIIRGALSNLGIPCAVTADISNLPACSFVVRIKA; via the exons atGGGTCGGGAGGTGGCGGAGAGCTGCCTGGATGGGTTGATGATCGAGATGGTCTCCGCCTACTGCACACGCTTCTACGCCAGCAAGCCGGAGCTCGCCGCCAGAAGAATCGAGGCCATTGGGTACCAGGTTGGGCACCAGCTCTCCGAGAG GTACACCATGGAGCGGCCTCGATTCACTGATCACCTAGAAGCGATAAAGTTCATATGTAAAGATTTTTGGTCTGAGCTTTTCAAAAAGCAGATTGATAACCTGAAAACTAATCACAGG GGTACCTTTGTCTTGCAAGATAATCGGTTTCGGTGGCTCACACGCATATCGATTGAGCCCTCTGCAGAAAGCACAGATGCATCTTCCAATGACCCTTCACTTACGGCCGAGAACAAGGCTTCCCAAACCACAAACATGCATCTCTGTTTCCCATGTGGAATTATAAGGGGCGCCCTTTCTAATCTGGGGATTCCATGCGCTGTTACTGCAGATATATCCAATCTACCAGCAT GTTCGTTTGTGGTGAGAATAAAAGCTTGA
- the LOC120262093 gene encoding glutamine synthetase nodule isozyme-like isoform X1, translating into MSLINDLVNLSLSDHTDKIIAEYIWVGGSGVDIRSKARTLSGPVNDPSKLPKWNYDGSSTGQAPGQDSEVILYPQAIFKDPFRRGNNILVMCDCYTPAGEPIPTNKRYNAANIFNHPDVAAEEPWFGIEQEYTLLQKDVNWPVGWPLGGYPGPQGPYYCSVGANKCFRRDVVDAHYKACLYAGINISGINGEVMPGQWEFQVGPAVGISAGDQLWIARYILERITELAGVVLSFDPKPIQGDWNGAGAHTNYSTKSMRNDGGYNVIRKAIENLGLRHKEHISAYGEGNERRLTGRHETADINTFKWGVADRGASIRVGRDTEKMGKGYFEDRRPASNMDPYVVTSMIAETTLLWKPN; encoded by the exons ATGTCTCTCATCAATGATCTTGTCAATCTCAGTCTCTCTGATCACACAGATAAGATCATTGCTGAGTATATCTG GGTTGGAGGGTCTGGAGTTGATATCAGAAGCAAAGCAAGG ACACTCTCAGGCCCTGTCAATGATCCAAGCAAGCTCCCAAAATGGAACTATGATGGCTCCAGCACAGGTCAAGCACCTGGACAGGACAGTGAAGTGATCTTATA TCCCCAGGCCATATTCAAGGATCCATTTAGGAGGGGGAATAACATTCTT GTTATGTGTGATTGTTATACACCGGCCGGAGAACCGATACCGACCAACAAACGCTACAATGCTGCTAATATATTCAATCATCCTGATGTTGCTGCTGAAGAGCCTTG gTTTGGAATAGAGCAGGAGTACACTCTTCTGCAGAAAGATGTCAACTGGCCTGTTGGTTGGCCTTTAGGTGGCTATCCTGGTCCTcag GGTCCTTATTACTGCTCTGTTGGAGCCAATAAGTGTTTCCGGCGTGATGTCGTTGATGCCCATTACAAGGCTTGCCTTTATGCAGGAATCAACATCAGTGGAATCAATGGAGAAGTAATGCCAGGACAG TGGGAGTTCCAAGTTGGCCCTGCTGTCGGTATTTCTGCCGGAGATCAATTATGGATTGCTCGATACATCCTTGAG CGAATCACAGAGTTGGCTGGTGTGGTCCTCTCTTTTGATCCAAAGCCAATTCAG GGAGATTGGAATGGTGCAGGTGCTCATACAAACTACAG tACTAAGTCTATGAGAAATGATGGAGGCTACAATGTAATAAGGAAAGCGATCGAAAATCTTGGTCTGAGACACAAAGAACATATTTCTGCTTATGGAGAAGGCAATGAACGCCGTCTCACAGGACGACATGAAACTGCAGATATTAACACCTTCAAATGG ggAGTTGCGGACCGTGGAGCATCGATTCGTGTCGGCCGTGACACCGAAAAAATGGGCAAAG GTTACTTTGAAGACAGGAGGCCAGCTTCAAACATGGACCCATATGTTGTTACTTCCATGATTGCTGAGACTACCCTCCTTTGGAAACCAAATTAA
- the LOC120261103 gene encoding probable UDP-3-O-acyl-N-acetylglucosamine deacetylase 1, mitochondrial isoform X3, whose protein sequence is MFHRALSGGSQALRSRFSSISWKPIGKPQQTLASEIVLAGVALHSGETVTAKLLPEAAGQGRYFVVGGVGGQVTTIAAAIGNAEDSPLCTTLSRAGARVRTVEHLLSALEACGVDNCRIEISGGNEVPVLDGSAKEWVEAIQQVGLCVAEASAGNYIDKLAPFLNEPIYVSRNDSFIFGFPSPEILITYGIDFSKVEKMRSAGLIQGGSAENAIVCSTTRGWLNPPLRYHDEPCRHKVLDLVGDFSLLAHNGNQGLLNAHIIAYKAGHSLHSEFIRCISKILCSVEK, encoded by the exons ATGTTCCACAGGGCCCTCTCCGGCGGCTCCCAAGCCCTCCGATCTCGCTTCTCATCGATCTCATGGAAACCA ATTGGGAAGCCGCAGCAAACCCTAGCGTCCGAGATCGTTCTCGCAGGTGTCGCTCTCCATTCCGGTGAAACAGTGACTGCGAAACTTCTCCCGGAGGCAGCGGGTCAGGGCCGGTATTTTGTTGTCGGAGGCGTCGGAGGCCAAGTGACGACTATAGCCGCTGCGATCGGGAACGCTGAGGATTCGCCGCTTTGCACGACGCTGAGCCGGGCGGGGGCACGTGTCCGGACCGTTGAGCATTTGCTCTCGGCGCTTGAGGCATGCGGTGTTGATAACTGCCGCATTGAGATCAGTGGCGGAAACGAG GTTCCTGTGTTAGATGGTTCAGCTAAAGAATGGGTGGAGGCAATCCAACAAGTCGGTTTATGTGTAGCAGAGGCTTCTGCTGGCAATTATATTGATAAACTTGCCCCATTCCTTAATGAACCAATATATGTTTCGAGAAATGATTCTTTCATTTTTGGCTTCCCTTCTCCAGAAATTCTGATCACATATGGGATAGACTTCTCTAAG GTTGAGAAGATGCGCAGTGCTGGTCTCATCCAAGGAGGGTCGGCAGAAAATGCCATTGTTTGCAG TACCACCAGAGGTTGGCTTAATCCACCTTTACGCTATCATGATGAACCCTGCCGCCACAAGGTTCTTGATCTTGTTGGTGACTTCTCTCTTTTGGCCCACAATGGCAACCAAGGATTGCTGAATGCCCACATAATTGCTTACAAG GCTGGTCATTCGCTGCATTCTGAATTCATACGGTGTATATCAAAAATTCTGTGCTCGGTGGAAAAATAA
- the LOC120261103 gene encoding probable UDP-3-O-acyl-N-acetylglucosamine deacetylase 1, mitochondrial isoform X2 has product MFHRALSGGSQALRSRFSSISWKPQTLASEIVLAGVALHSGETVTAKLLPEAAGQGRYFVVGGVGGQVTTIAAAIGNAEDSPLCTTLSRAGARVRTVEHLLSALEACGVDNCRIEISGGNEVPVLDGSAKEWVEAIQQVGLCVAEASAGNYIDKLAPFLNEPIYVSRNDSFIFGFPSPEILITYGIDFSKVPSIGCQWFSSLINASVYLKEIAPARTFCVYEEVEKMRSAGLIQGGSAENAIVCSTTRGWLNPPLRYHDEPCRHKVLDLVGDFSLLAHNGNQGLLNAHIIAYKAGHSLHSEFIRCISKILCSVEK; this is encoded by the exons ATGTTCCACAGGGCCCTCTCCGGCGGCTCCCAAGCCCTCCGATCTCGCTTCTCATCGATCTCATGGAAACCA CAAACCCTAGCGTCCGAGATCGTTCTCGCAGGTGTCGCTCTCCATTCCGGTGAAACAGTGACTGCGAAACTTCTCCCGGAGGCAGCGGGTCAGGGCCGGTATTTTGTTGTCGGAGGCGTCGGAGGCCAAGTGACGACTATAGCCGCTGCGATCGGGAACGCTGAGGATTCGCCGCTTTGCACGACGCTGAGCCGGGCGGGGGCACGTGTCCGGACCGTTGAGCATTTGCTCTCGGCGCTTGAGGCATGCGGTGTTGATAACTGCCGCATTGAGATCAGTGGCGGAAACGAG GTTCCTGTGTTAGATGGTTCAGCTAAAGAATGGGTGGAGGCAATCCAACAAGTCGGTTTATGTGTAGCAGAGGCTTCTGCTGGCAATTATATTGATAAACTTGCCCCATTCCTTAATGAACCAATATATGTTTCGAGAAATGATTCTTTCATTTTTGGCTTCCCTTCTCCAGAAATTCTGATCACATATGGGATAGACTTCTCTAAG GTTCCATCTATTGGTTGTCAGTGGTTCTCTTCTTTAATCAATGCATCTGTATACTTGAAAGAAATTGCTCCTGCTAGAACATTTTGTGTTTATGAAGAG GTTGAGAAGATGCGCAGTGCTGGTCTCATCCAAGGAGGGTCGGCAGAAAATGCCATTGTTTGCAG TACCACCAGAGGTTGGCTTAATCCACCTTTACGCTATCATGATGAACCCTGCCGCCACAAGGTTCTTGATCTTGTTGGTGACTTCTCTCTTTTGGCCCACAATGGCAACCAAGGATTGCTGAATGCCCACATAATTGCTTACAAG GCTGGTCATTCGCTGCATTCTGAATTCATACGGTGTATATCAAAAATTCTGTGCTCGGTGGAAAAATAA
- the LOC120262093 gene encoding glutamine synthetase nodule isozyme-like isoform X2, whose protein sequence is MSLINDLVNLSLSDHTDKIIAEYIWVGGSGVDIRSKARTLSGPVNDPSKLPKWNYDGSSTGQAPGQDSEVILYPQAIFKDPFRRGNNILVMCDCYTPAGEPIPTNKRYNAANIFNHPDVAAEEPWFGIEQEYTLLQKDVNWPVGWPLGGYPGPQGPYYCSVGANKCFRRDVVDAHYKACLYAGINISGINGEVMPGQWEFQVGPAVGISAGDQLWIARYILERITELAGVVLSFDPKPIQGDWNGAGAHTNYSTLKTGGQLQTWTHMLLLP, encoded by the exons ATGTCTCTCATCAATGATCTTGTCAATCTCAGTCTCTCTGATCACACAGATAAGATCATTGCTGAGTATATCTG GGTTGGAGGGTCTGGAGTTGATATCAGAAGCAAAGCAAGG ACACTCTCAGGCCCTGTCAATGATCCAAGCAAGCTCCCAAAATGGAACTATGATGGCTCCAGCACAGGTCAAGCACCTGGACAGGACAGTGAAGTGATCTTATA TCCCCAGGCCATATTCAAGGATCCATTTAGGAGGGGGAATAACATTCTT GTTATGTGTGATTGTTATACACCGGCCGGAGAACCGATACCGACCAACAAACGCTACAATGCTGCTAATATATTCAATCATCCTGATGTTGCTGCTGAAGAGCCTTG gTTTGGAATAGAGCAGGAGTACACTCTTCTGCAGAAAGATGTCAACTGGCCTGTTGGTTGGCCTTTAGGTGGCTATCCTGGTCCTcag GGTCCTTATTACTGCTCTGTTGGAGCCAATAAGTGTTTCCGGCGTGATGTCGTTGATGCCCATTACAAGGCTTGCCTTTATGCAGGAATCAACATCAGTGGAATCAATGGAGAAGTAATGCCAGGACAG TGGGAGTTCCAAGTTGGCCCTGCTGTCGGTATTTCTGCCGGAGATCAATTATGGATTGCTCGATACATCCTTGAG CGAATCACAGAGTTGGCTGGTGTGGTCCTCTCTTTTGATCCAAAGCCAATTCAG GGAGATTGGAATGGTGCAGGTGCTCATACAAACTACAG TACTTTGAAGACAGGAGGCCAGCTTCAAACATGGACCCATATGTTGTTACTTCCATGA
- the LOC120261215 gene encoding protein VAC14 homolog isoform X2 encodes MSDTIVPAFVLRNLADKLYEKRKNAALEIEGIVKQLTIAGEHDKITAIINLLTTEFTYSQQANHRKGGLIGLAAATVGLTSEAAQHLEQIVPPVLNSFLDQDSRVRYYACEALYNIAKVVRGEFIVYFNQIFDALCKLSADSDANVQSAAHLLDRLVKDIVTESDQFSIEEFIPLLRERMNVLNPYVRQFLVGWITVLDSVPDIDMLGFLPDFLDGLFNMLSDSSHEIRQQADSALSEFLQEIKNSPNVDYGRMAEILVQRAGSPDEFTRLTAITWINEFVKLGGDQLVPYYADILGAILPCISDKEEKIRVVARETNEELRSIRADPGEGFDIGAILSIARRELTSEWEATRIEALHWIATLLARHRAEVISYLNDIFGSLLSALSDPSDEVVLLVLEVLACIAKDAPHFRHLVVFLIHNFRSDHSLLEKRGALIVRRLCVLLDAERVYREFSTILEGEDDLDFASIMVQALNLILLTSSELADLRALLKQSLVNVAGKDLFISLYASWCHSAMATISLCLLAQAYQHASSVIQSLGEEDINVKFLVQLDKLIRLMETPIFAYLRLQLLEPGKYTWLLKALYGLLMLLPQQSAAFQILRNRLKTVPSIAFNTDQLKRASSGNPYSQILPVSEDIIRNQDSGNMHNAINFASRLQQFEHMQNQHRMHAKLQQQSRKATPSTLSQEMQKSDESRRPSPISDTTRPPSRSSWNSGQFQH; translated from the exons ATGTCGGACACGATTGTCCCGGCGTTCGTGCTCCGGAACCTCGCCGACAAGCTCTATGAGAAGCGCAAGAATGCGGCCCTTGAA ATCGAAGGAATCGTGAAGCAATTGACGATAGCGGGGGAGCATGATAAGATCACCGCGATCATCAACTTGTTGACAACGGAGTTCACCTACTCGCAGCAGGCCAACCATAGGAAG GGTGGATTGATAGGGCTTGCTGCGGCAACAGTTGGTTTGACATCTGAAGCAGCACAGCATCTTGAG CAAATTGTACCACCTGTACTTAACTCCTTTCTTGATCAAGATAGTAGAGTCCGATATTATGCTTGTGAAGCACTGTATAATATAGCGAAG GTTGTAAGAGGCGAGTTCATTGTATATTTTAATCAGATATTTGATGCACTTTGTAAGCTTTCAGCAGATTCTGATGCAAATGTGCAGAGTGCAGCTCATCTCCTTGACCGGCTTGTAAAG GATATTGTCACCGAGAGTGATCAGTTCAG CATAGAAGAATTTATACCACTTTTGAGAGAGCGTATGAATGTACTCAACCCATATGTACGGCAATTTTTGGTTGGCTGGATCACTGTATTGGATAGTGTTCCAGATATTGATATGCTTGGTTTCCTTCCAGATTTTCTTGATG GTTTGTTTAACATGTTAAGTGATTCCAGCCATGAAATACGACAGCAGGCTGATTCTGCTCTTTCTGAATTTCtccaagaaattaaaaattctccA AATGTAGATTATGGCCGTATGGCTGAAATATTGGTACAGAGGGCAGGCTCTCCTGATGAATTTACTCGTTTGACTGCTATCACCTGG ATAAATGAATTTGTAAAACTTGGTGGAGACCAGCTTGTTCCATACTATGCTGACATTTTGGGAGCTATCCTACCCTGCATATCTGATAAAGAGGAAAAGATACGAGTG GTCGCTCGAGAAACCAATGAAGAGCTTCGTTCGATTCGTGCTGATCCAGGCGAGGGATTTGATATAGGGGCAATCCTTTCTATTGCTAGGAG AGAATTGACAAGTGAATGGGAAGCTACTAGAATCGAGGCATTGCATTGGATTGCAACTCTTTTGGCTCGGCATAGAGCTGAG gttatttcatatttgaatGACATTTTTGGTTCCCTTCTTAGTGCATTATCTGATCCATCTGATGAg GTGGTTCTTCTCGTACTTGAAGTGCTTGCATGTATAGCAAAAGATGCTCCACACTTCCGTCATCTTGTTGTCTTTCTTATTCATAACTTTCGGTCTGACCATTCACTCCTTGAAAA GCGTGGTGCTTTAATTGTACGTAGACTTTGTGTTCTTTTGGATGCGGAAAGGGTTTATCGTGAATTCTCCACAATTCTAGAGGGAGAAGATGATTTGGATTTCGCATCTATTATGGTTCAG GCTCTGAACTTGATTTTACTTACTTCATCTGAGTTGGCTGACCTACGAGCTCTTCTAAAGCAATCTCTGGTGAACGTTGCCGGGAAAGACTTATTTATATCTTTGTATGCTTCTTGGTGTCATTCTGCAATGGCAACAATAAGCTTGTGCCTACTTGCTCAG GCTTATCAACATGCAAGTTCTGTTATTCAATCACTTGGGGAAGAGGACATAAATGTCAAGTTCTTGGTTCAGCTGGACAAGTTAATCCGTCTGATGGAAACTCCAATCTTTGCTTACCTAAGATTGCAG CTTCTGGAGCCTGGAAAATATACTTGGTTGCTGAAGGCTTTGTATGGTCTTCTAATGTTGCTACCTCAG CAAAGTGCAGCCTTTCAAATATTACGGAATCGGTTAAAAACTGTGCCATCAATTGCTTTCAATACCGATCAGCTTAAGCGAGCTTCTTCAGGGAATCCGTATTCCCAGATACTGCCAGTATCTGAAGACATCATCAGGAACCAAGATTCAGGGAACATGCACAATGCAATTAATTTTGCATCTAGGTTACAGCAATTTGAGCACATGCAGAACCAGCATCGAATGCATGCCAAATTGCAGCAGCAGTCCCGCAAAGCAACGCCATCAACATTATCACAG GAGATGCAAAAATCAGATGAAAGTCGTCGCCCTTCACCTATTTCAGACACAACTCGCCCACCCTCTAGATCTTCATGGAATTCTGGACAGTTTCAACATTGA